One genomic region from Microcystis panniformis FACHB-1757 encodes:
- a CDS encoding thiamine phosphate synthase encodes MKLETTAIKRILDANLDRAREGLRIIEEWCRFGLDNPDLAQECKEMRHQLASWHSIDLKRHRDTAGDIGRDLSHPREEIRETVEGLLQANLARVQEAFRVLEEYGKLYDLELGIACKQLRYRVYQLESKLLISPPLEKLQASPLYLVTSPAENLLEIVELALKGGLKLVQYRHKTAADTIRLEEAAKLCELCHHYDALFIMNDRVDIAQAIHADGVHLGQQDVPISLARQFLGPTAIIGRSTTNPQEMAKAIQEKADYVGVGPVYATPTKAGKTPAGLEYVRYARENCPLPWFAIGGIDSSNIKEVLEAGAQQVAVVRAIMEAQHPDVVTQQLLNQLK; translated from the coding sequence ATGAAACTAGAAACCACGGCGATTAAACGGATTCTCGATGCTAACCTTGACCGCGCCAGAGAAGGACTGCGAATTATCGAAGAATGGTGTCGTTTTGGCTTAGATAATCCCGATTTAGCCCAAGAATGTAAAGAAATGCGCCATCAATTAGCTAGTTGGCACTCGATCGATCTTAAACGACATCGGGACACGGCCGGCGATATCGGCAGGGATTTAAGCCATCCCAGGGAAGAAATCCGGGAGACTGTCGAGGGACTGCTGCAGGCCAATCTCGCTCGCGTACAGGAGGCTTTTAGGGTTTTAGAAGAATACGGTAAACTCTATGATCTGGAGCTAGGGATAGCCTGTAAACAGCTGCGCTATCGGGTTTATCAGCTAGAGAGTAAACTATTAATCTCGCCACCTCTGGAAAAACTGCAAGCATCTCCCCTCTATCTAGTCACTTCTCCTGCCGAAAATCTGCTAGAAATCGTCGAATTAGCCCTAAAAGGGGGGTTAAAATTGGTGCAGTACCGCCATAAAACCGCCGCTGATACCATTCGTTTAGAAGAAGCCGCTAAACTGTGTGAGTTATGCCACCATTACGATGCTTTATTTATTATGAACGATCGCGTCGATATTGCTCAGGCCATTCATGCCGATGGTGTTCATCTCGGTCAACAGGATGTACCGATTTCCCTAGCGCGGCAATTTCTCGGCCCAACGGCAATTATCGGCCGGTCCACCACTAATCCCCAAGAGATGGCCAAAGCAATCCAAGAAAAGGCCGATTATGTGGGAGTCGGGCCGGTTTATGCCACCCCCACCAAAGCAGGAAAAACCCCGGCAGGATTGGAATATGTCCGTTATGCGCGGGAAAATTGCCCTTTACCCTGGTTTGCGATCGGTGGTATTGATAGTAGTAACATTAAAGAGGTTTTAGAGGCAGGAGCGCAACAGGTAGCTGTAGTCCGGGCCATCATGGAAGCGCAGCATCCCGATGTGGTGACACAACAATTATTAAACCAATTAAAGTAG